The following are encoded in a window of Bacteroidota bacterium genomic DNA:
- a CDS encoding prolipoprotein diacylglyceryl transferase: MEKIGSKILYGFLFVAVVPALLVIWAKFTTSLIRLPLPENPIWGYSFFTVGLIFMIAGMLHLWIYGKGLPMNAFPPRNFVKKGIYAFTKNPIYDGAVMASFGLSILLDSSSGFWLVSPIFALMVTAYTVGFEKEHTRQIFGNQDYRTFLTLPKNSDHSPKIGQRLAAYFIAYLPWFFIYEAFILAGNSGDAFCSNFYFENQWPVLQFTVVFYVLTYLFAFLIPWIIQSEKDLRSFEIDILFATILCGLTYFLIPSFTRQRLFISHSFLGNLILLDRSFDGASASLPSFHVIWAFVAARYFSHSLKKLKWLWYLLAVLISISCITTANHSLADVFAAIILLVIVFYRGRIWDFIRLQSEHIANSWAEWRFGPVRVINHGFYAGAAGFAGSLIIGSFLGSKYSAAGFVICIFGIVGAGLWAQFIEGSPRLQRPYGYYGSVIGGAIGCVLLTFIFSLNFFILLAATAMAAPWIQILGRLRCLVQGCCHGKPAKDWLGISFTHPYSRVNKISGLTGIPLHPTQLYSIATNLITGLILIRLFRLGLPANFIIGIYFLMNGMGRFIEEAYRGEAQTPYWAGMRIYQWIAIITILLGAVFTAIPDIKMVPFQFNFQALYWAAAVGLLSIIAYGVDFPLSNRRFARLTSA, encoded by the coding sequence ATGGAAAAAATTGGCAGTAAAATATTATATGGTTTCCTTTTTGTGGCAGTTGTCCCTGCTTTATTGGTTATTTGGGCAAAGTTTACAACTTCTTTGATTCGTTTGCCTCTTCCTGAAAATCCCATTTGGGGTTATTCCTTTTTCACAGTAGGATTAATTTTCATGATTGCGGGAATGCTTCATTTGTGGATATATGGCAAGGGCTTACCCATGAATGCCTTTCCTCCCCGGAATTTTGTGAAAAAAGGAATTTATGCATTCACCAAAAATCCTATTTATGACGGAGCTGTGATGGCCTCCTTTGGGTTATCCATCCTGTTGGATTCTTCATCGGGTTTCTGGCTGGTTAGCCCAATATTCGCATTGATGGTGACTGCCTATACCGTGGGCTTTGAAAAGGAGCATACACGGCAAATTTTTGGCAACCAGGATTACCGGACTTTTCTGACCTTACCCAAAAACTCTGATCATTCTCCCAAAATAGGACAAAGGTTGGCTGCATATTTTATTGCTTATCTGCCCTGGTTTTTTATTTATGAGGCTTTTATACTGGCCGGAAATTCAGGAGATGCTTTTTGTTCGAATTTTTATTTTGAAAACCAATGGCCTGTTTTACAATTCACTGTTGTTTTTTATGTTTTAACTTATCTGTTTGCATTTCTTATTCCATGGATAATTCAATCGGAAAAAGACTTGCGTTCGTTTGAAATTGATATTTTGTTTGCAACAATACTTTGTGGTTTAACTTATTTCTTAATCCCATCTTTTACCCGGCAAAGGTTATTTATTTCTCATTCTTTTTTGGGTAATCTTATTTTGCTCGATCGTTCATTCGATGGTGCTTCTGCCTCACTTCCTTCTTTCCATGTTATCTGGGCCTTTGTCGCTGCACGTTATTTTTCGCATAGTCTGAAAAAATTAAAATGGCTGTGGTATTTACTGGCTGTTCTTATTTCCATCAGTTGTATTACTACGGCCAATCATTCCCTGGCTGATGTTTTTGCAGCTATAATCCTGTTGGTAATTGTTTTTTACCGGGGCCGGATCTGGGATTTTATCCGGTTGCAATCCGAACACATTGCCAATAGTTGGGCTGAGTGGAGGTTCGGGCCTGTAAGGGTCATTAATCATGGTTTCTATGCAGGTGCTGCCGGATTTGCCGGTTCCTTGATAATAGGATCTTTTTTGGGCAGTAAATATTCTGCTGCAGGATTTGTTATTTGTATTTTTGGAATTGTGGGCGCCGGGCTCTGGGCTCAATTTATTGAAGGATCACCCAGACTGCAAAGGCCTTATGGTTATTATGGCAGTGTTATTGGCGGAGCTATAGGATGTGTGTTGTTGACCTTTATTTTTTCCCTCAACTTTTTTATTCTGCTTGCTGCAACTGCAATGGCTGCTCCCTGGATACAAATTCTGGGACGGCTGCGTTGCCTGGTACAGGGATGTTGCCATGGGAAGCCGGCTAAGGATTGGCTTGGAATAAGTTTTACCCATCCTTATTCACGCGTCAATAAAATATCGGGCTTGACCGGTATCCCTCTGCATCCGACCCAACTATATTCAATTGCCACCAATCTGATTACAGGTTTAATCCTGATCAGGCTTTTCAGGCTCGGACTGCCGGCTAATTTTATTATTGGGATTTATTTCCTGATGAACGGAATGGGGCGTTTCATAGAAGAAGCTTATCGGGGGGAAGCTCAAACACCTTACTGGGCCGGGATGAGGATATATCAGTGGATAGCAATAATTACTATATTGCTGGGCGCTGTTTTTACTGCAATTCCTGATATTAAGATGGTCCCTTTCCAATTTAATTTCCAGGCATTATATTGGGCTGCAGCTGTAGGGCTACTTTCAATTATTGCCTATGGTGTCGATTTCCCGCTATCAAATCGTCGTTTCGCCCGTTTAACCAGTGCATAA
- a CDS encoding metallophosphoesterase, producing the protein MKSKLLLTGMLFLGLLGACQRYGYDDYLINTDKSKANEIKIAVVSDIHYMDPSLLVHDGSAFQAYLAHDPKLLVQSDTILRATIKLLIAQHPDLVLIAGDLTKDGEKVSHQSVANLLKQLTCNGIKVLVTVGNHDVSNPEAFKFDGDNVIPVQTVTPADILSIYSDFGFGNAICKDPNSLSYVNEPFKKFWVIVIDANEYYNNTTQSTVAGTIKPATMAWIKERLAEAKKKGITIIGMMHHNVLEHFVGQSEIDPGYVVDDWQTVSEELMNAGLTMMFTGHYHSNDIVKRTIGNKFLFDVETGSMVQYPCTYRILNINSKKYSFKSWPVSLLLGSQFDLYAKTFLRSHLDGYFHYLLVHNFALTDSAAMIGAPLYTDASIAHFSGDEVLTNEEYAKIIYFTGPNPAGSILGSILLSLWTDPNTKDNTLTINMANGSAN; encoded by the coding sequence ATGAAAAGTAAACTTTTATTAACCGGGATGCTCTTTTTAGGCTTGTTGGGTGCCTGTCAGCGGTATGGCTATGATGATTATCTGATCAACACTGACAAATCAAAAGCCAATGAGATTAAGATTGCAGTAGTTTCTGACATCCATTACATGGATCCTTCACTGCTTGTACACGATGGCAGCGCTTTTCAGGCTTATCTGGCCCATGATCCTAAATTGCTGGTTCAGAGCGATACCATTTTAAGGGCCACCATTAAACTCCTGATTGCCCAACACCCTGACCTGGTCCTGATTGCAGGAGACCTTACAAAAGATGGAGAAAAAGTAAGCCATCAATCGGTGGCTAATCTTCTGAAGCAGCTAACCTGCAATGGGATTAAAGTACTGGTTACTGTCGGTAATCATGATGTTAGTAATCCTGAAGCTTTTAAATTTGACGGAGACAATGTCATACCTGTTCAAACGGTTACCCCGGCAGACATCCTTTCTATTTATTCTGACTTTGGATTTGGTAATGCTATATGCAAGGATCCTAATTCTTTAAGTTATGTAAATGAGCCTTTTAAAAAATTCTGGGTGATTGTTATTGATGCAAATGAATATTACAACAACACAACCCAAAGTACGGTTGCTGGCACTATTAAACCTGCTACCATGGCCTGGATAAAGGAACGTTTGGCTGAGGCAAAGAAGAAAGGAATTACAATCATCGGGATGATGCATCATAATGTTTTAGAACATTTTGTGGGACAAAGCGAAATTGATCCTGGATATGTAGTTGACGATTGGCAAACGGTATCTGAAGAGCTGATGAATGCCGGATTGACTATGATGTTTACCGGCCATTACCATTCCAATGATATTGTTAAACGTACTATAGGTAATAAGTTCCTCTTTGATGTTGAAACGGGTTCTATGGTTCAGTACCCTTGCACCTACCGGATACTGAACATAAACAGTAAAAAATACAGTTTTAAATCCTGGCCGGTCAGTTTGTTGCTGGGAAGTCAATTTGATTTATATGCCAAAACCTTCCTGCGGTCTCACCTGGATGGGTATTTTCATTATCTACTTGTTCATAATTTCGCGCTGACGGATTCTGCTGCCATGATTGGCGCTCCTTTGTATACTGATGCTTCTATAGCACATTTTTCGGGGGACGAAGTCCTTACTAACGAAGAATATGCTAAAATTATTTATTTCACCGGTCCTAATCCTGCAGGGAGTATTTTAGGCTCTATATTGTTGTCCCTATGGACAGATCCCAATACAAAAGACAATACGTTGACCATCAATATGGCTAATGGAAGTGCCAATTAA
- a CDS encoding tetratricopeptide repeat protein, translating into MKTFHYFLTIMWLFFFTLPLNVLAENKEMPITTSSKEALNYFIAGRAKFEDFEFINATSLFDKAIQKDPDFAMAYLYRSFSSGGYNVLRQNLDQAVKLVNKVSEGERYEILYYQARTTGDYQKEKEYLNLLLKLLYTDKRVQLLAGNYYYYQNDYTNALQHYRKCSELDKTYELAYNMIGYCQSGLGNYQAAEKAFQTYIKLSPNNPNPYDSYAELLLKMGKYDSSIEQYKKALEKDPNYLSSMAGIGNNYIFKGNFETARKYYQEFFDKSPSIDSKLSALYWKAVSYVHEGNTEKAVNVFDEYRALAEQENLVNEEFAAYKYQGYILSESGNPAEGIKYFEKANALIAKSKLSDFEKENLNTCSMLCRFYYLTIQDKLLKAKLESDNCKQKVELRKNPNEKKQLHSIFIIYQIKKGDYNKAIECSKLASGNPMDWYYTAIAYKKMGDKNNSQKLFDQIRKWNVNSLDLALIRKNALEE; encoded by the coding sequence ATGAAAACATTCCATTATTTTTTAACCATTATGTGGTTATTTTTTTTTACACTACCACTTAATGTGCTGGCAGAGAACAAAGAAATGCCCATAACCACTTCTTCCAAAGAAGCGTTGAACTATTTTATAGCCGGCAGGGCAAAATTCGAAGACTTTGAATTCATCAACGCTACTTCCCTGTTTGACAAAGCCATTCAAAAAGATCCTGATTTTGCGATGGCTTATTTATACCGTTCATTCTCAAGTGGCGGATATAATGTTCTCCGTCAAAATCTGGATCAGGCAGTTAAGCTTGTGAACAAAGTCTCCGAGGGAGAAAGATATGAAATATTGTATTATCAGGCACGCACAACTGGGGACTATCAGAAAGAAAAAGAGTACCTCAATCTGCTGTTAAAACTTTTATATACAGATAAAAGAGTTCAGCTTCTGGCCGGTAATTATTATTATTACCAAAACGATTACACGAATGCTCTTCAGCATTATAGAAAATGTTCCGAACTGGATAAGACTTATGAGCTTGCTTACAATATGATCGGGTATTGCCAATCCGGCTTAGGTAATTACCAGGCAGCCGAAAAGGCTTTCCAGACATACATTAAGCTGTCGCCGAATAATCCAAATCCTTACGATTCCTATGCTGAACTTCTATTGAAGATGGGAAAATATGATTCATCCATAGAACAGTACAAAAAGGCCCTTGAAAAAGATCCCAACTATTTATCCTCTATGGCTGGCATAGGCAACAATTATATTTTTAAGGGTAATTTTGAAACAGCCAGAAAATACTACCAGGAATTTTTTGACAAGTCTCCTTCAATTGACTCAAAATTATCAGCCTTATATTGGAAAGCCGTATCTTATGTACACGAAGGCAATACGGAAAAAGCCGTTAATGTTTTCGATGAATACCGTGCATTAGCCGAACAGGAAAATTTGGTCAATGAAGAATTTGCTGCCTATAAATACCAGGGATATATTCTCTCAGAATCCGGAAATCCGGCAGAAGGAATAAAATATTTTGAGAAAGCAAATGCCTTAATCGCAAAATCGAAACTTTCAGACTTTGAGAAAGAAAATCTCAACACCTGTTCAATGTTGTGTCGCTTTTATTATTTAACCATCCAGGATAAACTCTTAAAGGCAAAATTGGAATCCGACAACTGCAAACAAAAAGTCGAACTGAGAAAAAATCCCAATGAAAAGAAACAGTTACATTCTATTTTTATCATTTATCAGATAAAAAAAGGAGATTACAACAAAGCAATTGAATGTTCCAAGTTGGCTTCAGGAAATCCTATGGATTGGTATTATACTGCAATTGCGTATAAAAAAATGGGAGACAAGAATAATTCCCAAAAACTTTTCGACCAGATAAGAAAGTGGAACGTCAACAGCCTTGACCTTGCCCTTATCCGTAAAAATGCCCTGGAAGAATAA